TCCGAACGCAACAACAGCAGTGAGTTCGCCGCGGTCGAGAGCGCCAAACTGTCGCTGGCGCTGATCCCGCTGCTGAAGAAAGAATATGTGGTCGATCGGGTGCGCGTCGATGGTTTGCGCGCCAACATTCGCAAGTTCAAGGACGGCACGACCAATTTCGACGACTTGCTGGCGAAGGATGGCAAGGACGAGCCCGGGGAGGCGCTCAAGTTCGATATCGACAGCATCGAGGTCAACAATGCCTACCTCGTCTACGATGATCAGCAGCAATCGCGCCGCATCGAACTTGCCAAGGTGAACCTGGAGACCGGCAAGATCGCCAACGGCGTGCCGAGCAAGCTGCACCTGAATGCGCTGGTGCGCGCCAACAATCCGGAAGTCAATGCCAGCGTCGCTGTGAAGAGCGGCTTCACGATGGATCTCGAACAGAAGCATTACGTGCTGAAAGGGCTCGATACCGAGATCAAGGGTAATCTGCTCGGCTTCACCGACACGCGGATCAAGCTTGCGGGCGATGCCGACATGAAGCCGGACAGCAAGCAGTTCGCGCTCGACAGCATCAAGCTCGCCGCCGCCGGCAAGCGCGCGGCACAGCTTCTCGACGCCCGACTCGACATTCCGAAACTCGTGATGACCGATGCGCAAGTGACGGGCGGCAAGATCAGCGGCGACGCGAAACTGGTCGAGGGCGCGCGCACCGTCACCGCGACCTTTGCCGCGCCCTCGTTCGAGGGCTCGCCGCAGGCGTTCAAGGTGGCGTCGATGGTGCTCGATGCCGTGATCAAGGACGCCAGACTGGATGCGAAGGCGAAACTTTCCGGCACCCTGACCGGCGATATCGGCAAGATGCTGTTCACCTCGCCGCAGCTCGCGCTCACCCTCGCGGGCAGGCAGGGCGACACCGCGCTCAACGGCACGCTGACCACACCGCTGTCGGCCGACATGGACAAGAAGATCATCGATCTCTCCAACATCGCCGCCAGCTTCACGCTGCCCAACCCGGCCGGCGGCACGCTCGCGCTCAAGGCCGGTGGCAACGCCAGCGCCAACCTCGGCAAGGAAACGGTGACGGCCAACCTGAAAGGCAGCCTCGACGAAAGCGCATTCGACGCCAAACTCGGCCTCGCGAAATTCTCGCCGGCGGCCTACACCTTCGACATCGGCATCGACCGCATCGACCTCGACCGCTACAAGGGCAAGCCGGCTGCCGGCACGCCTGCCGCGAAATTGGCAGGACCGGAAAAGCCGATGGACCTGTCCGCGCTGAAGGACTTGAACGCGAGCGGCAGCGTGCGGGTCGGCATGCTGAAGGCGGCCAACGTCCGCGCCGCCAACGTGCGCGCCACCCTGCATGCCGGCGGCGGCAAGCTCGACGTCAATCCGCTCGCCGCCAATCTGTACGGCGGCAGCGTCGGCGGGCAGCTGTCGGCCACGACAGCCAGCCCGACGCGCTTCGCGGCGCGGGCGAACATGAGCGGCGTCAACATCGGCCCCATGCTGAAGGACGCGCTGCAAAAGGATTCGATCATCGAAGGCCGCGGCAACGTGATGCTCGACGTGGCCACCAGCGGCGGCCTCGTCGCGCAGATCAAGAAAGGACTGAACGGCACGGCGCGGCTCGAACTGCACGATGGCGCGGTGAAAGGCATCAACATCGCGCAGGCGATCCGCAGCGCGAAGGCGAAAATCGGCACGATCCGCGGCGATGCGCCGGCGCAGAGCGGCACCGGCTCGGCGGAGGAACGAACCGATTTCAGCGAAATGACGGGCAGCTTCCGCATCGCCAACGGCGTCGCGCACAACGAGGACCTCAACCTCAAGTCGCCGCTGGTTCGCGTCGGCGGCGCAGGCGACATCAACATCGGCGAAGACCGGCTCGACTATCTGGTCAAGGCGACGGTGGTCTCGACCCTGAAAGGTCAGGGCGGCCCCGAGCTGCAGGCGCTCAAGGGCGTGACCATCCCCGTCAAGCTGGCGGGGCCGTACACGGCGATCGACTGGCACATCGATTTCGCCGGCATGGCGGGCGAGCTGGCGAAGCAGAAGCTCGACGAGAAGAAGGGCGAGTTGAAGGAAAAGGCGCAGAAGCAGCTGGGGGACAAGTTCAAGGGCTTGTTCGGGAAGTAGAGCGCGCAAGAAAACGCCAGCGTCATCGCAGCCGCGTACATCGCACACATCGGGCACAGGGCGCGCTTCAATGCCGATTCGGTACGGCGGCATGGAACGACACTCCGATTTCCGCACAATGATGATGCGTCAGAAATACTGCGGGCGATAAATTGGCGAATCGCAACTGCACGCTGACAAGTGCGAACGCTGACCGCATGCGCGGTCTGATCGAATGTCTCAAATGCAAGAACATCACTGTCGCGCGATTGCGACATGCATGATGCGATGTGATTGGAAAGATATGAAAGCGCAAGGCTTTCATGCTTGAAGCGGCAAGTTCGCATGCACTTTTCTTGTGCGAACTCTTCATGCGATGCATCACTGTGCGACGCCTGTGTTTCCTCGCATTTCGGGAGTGGAATATGCACCGGAATGCACCGTCAAGATCGCATGAACATGCGGAAAAATTCTTGCGGCGGAAACCAAAAAAATACCACAAAAAAATCCGTTTGCATGCGCGATTTTGAAGGCGATTTTTGATCGTTCGATCGCGCGCAAAAATAATCTTCCTTAGCCACAAATCGTCTATCGCCTCGCGGAAACTTGGCGTAGTATGAAATTGCGGAGTGGAAATTTATCGCTCGATCCGACGGTGTCAATGGCTGCTTGTTTTCTAGCAAAGGGGGCTTCATGAAAATCTTTGACAACTACGCAGCGCGGTATGAGCGGACCAGGGAGGAAGAGTATTCCCTGCAGGAGTATCTCGAGCTGTGCAAGCGCGACCGGCTTGCATACGCCAGCGCCGCCGAGCGCATGCTGGAGGCGATCGGCGAACCCGAGTTGCTCGACACGCGTCACGATTCTCGTCTGTCGCGCATCTTCGCCAACAAGGTCATCAAGATCTATCCGGCCTTCCGCGAGTTCTACGGCACGGAGGAAGTGATCGAGCAGGTCGTGTCCTACTTCCGTCACGCCGCGCAGGGACTCGAGGAGCGCAAGCAGGTGCTCTACCTGCTGGGTCCGGTCGGCGGCGGCAAGTCCTCGATCGCGGAAAAGCTGAAGCAGCTGATGGAGCAGGTTCCGTTCTACAGCATCAAGGGTTCGCCGGTGAACGAATCGCCGCTCGGTCTCTTCAGCGAAGAGGAGGACGGCGCGATCCTCGAAGAGGATTACGGCATTCCGCGCCGCTATCTCAAAACCATCCCGAGTCCGTGGGCCGTCAAGCGCCTGCATGAATTCAACGGCGACATCAATCAGTTCCGCGTGGTCAAGCGCTATCCTTCGGTGCTGAAGCAGATCGGCGTGTCGAAGACCGAGCCGGGCGACGAGAACAACCAGGACATTTCCTCGCTGGTCGGCAAGGTCGATATCCGCAAGCTGGAAAGTTATTCGCAGGACGATCCCGATGCGTATAGCTACTCGGGCGGCCTGTGCCTCGCGAACCAAGGCTTGATGGAATTCGTCGAGATGTTCAAGGCGCCGATCAAGGTGCTGCATCCTCTGCTGACGGCGACGCAGGAAGGCAACTACAAGGGCACCGAAGGTTTCGGCGCGATCCCGTTCGACGGCGTGGTGCTCGCGCACTCCAACGAGTCGGAGTGGAAAACCTTCCGCAACAACAAGAACAACGAAGCCTTCCTCGACCGCATCTACATCGTCAAGGTGCCGTACTGCTTGCGCGTGTCGGAGGAAATCAAGATCTATGAAAAACTGGTGCGTACCTCGTCATTGTCGCAGGCGCCGTGCGCGCCCGGCACGCTGAAGATGATGGCGCAGTTCGCGGTGCTGTCGCGCGTGAAGGAGCCGGAGAATTCCAACATCTTTTCCAAGATGCAGGTGTACGACGGCGAGAACCTGAAGGACACCGACCCGAAGGCGAAATCGCGCCAGGAGTATGTCGATTACGCCGGCGTGGATGAGGGCATGAACGGTCTCTCGACCCGCTTCGCGTACAAGATCCTGTCCAGGGTCTTCAACTTCGACAACACCGAAGTCGCGGCCAATCCGGTGCACCTGCTGTACGTGCTGGAGCAGCAGATCGAGCGCGAGCAGTTCCCGCCCGAGACCGAGCAGAAGTATCTCTCGTACATCAAGGAGTATCTCGCGCAGCGTTACGTCGAGTTCATCGGCAAGGAAATCCAGACGGCCTACCTCGAAAGCTATTCCGAGTACGGCCAGAACATCTTCGACCGCTACGTGACATTCGCCGACTACTGGATACAGGATCAGGAGTTCCGTGATCCGGACACCGGCGAGAGTTTCGACCGCGATTCGCTGAACAACGAGCTGGAGAAGATCGAGAAGCCGGCGGGCATTTCGAATCCGAAGGACTTCCGCAACGAGATCGTCAACTTCGTGCTGCGCGCGCGGGCCCAGAACAACGGCAAGAATCCGGTCTGGACCAGCTATGAAAAACTGCGCACGGTGATCGAGAAGAAGATGTTCTCGAATACGGAAGAACTGCTGCCGGTGATTTCCTTCAATGCGAAGGCCAGTGCGGACGATTCGCACAAGCACCAAGAGTTCGTGGCGCGCATGGTGGAGAAGGGGTATACGGCGAAGCAGGTGCGGCTGCTGTGCGAGTGGTATCTGCGGGTACGGAAGTCGTCGTAGGCTGATTTGCTCCTCCCCCTTCAAGGGGGAGGTTGGGTGGGGGATGGGTTTTCGAGGCAATCGAGACTCGCCAAACCCATCCCCTCCCCAGCCCTCCCCTTGAAGGGGAGGGGGTGCCAAGCAGTTTTTGGATTCAACGTGAAACATCGCGTTTCACCCTGGCAGGAGGCACTGTGGCTCACCTCATAGACCGGCGTCTGCAGGGGAAGAACAAGTCCGCGGGCAACCGCGAGCGCTTCCTCCGCCGCCACAAGGGACAAATCAAGGAAGCCGTTGCACGTGCCATCAAGGGCCGTTCGATCACCGACATGGAGAAGGGCGAGAAGGTCTCGATTCCGGTCAAGGACATCAACGAGCCGAACTTCGGCCACGCGCGCGGCGGCATCTGGGAAACGGTCAGCCCCGGCAACGAGGAATACCAGGCGGGCGACCAGCTGCAGCGGCCCAAGGGCGGCGGCAGCGGACAGGGCAAGGGCAAGGCCGGCAACAGCGAGGAAACCAGCGAGGACGATTTCGTGTTCGAGCTGTCGCAGGAAGAATTCATGCAGTACTTCTTCGAGGACCTGGAGCTGCCCAACCTCGTCAAGACGCAGCTGCAGGCCGTTACCGAGTTCAAGCAGCAGCGCGCCGGCTACACGATCTCCGGCACGCCGTCCAACATCCACGTGCTGCGCTCGCTGCGCGGCGCGCTCGGACGCCGCATCGCGGTCGGCGGCAATGCGCGCGGCCGGCTGCAGGAAGCCGAGGACGAGCTGGAGCAATTGCAGCGCACCGCCTTCGAGGACGACCATCGCATGCTGGCGCTGAAGAATGAAATCGCCGCGCTGCGCAGCCGACTGGCCGCGATTCCCTTCCTCGATCCGATCGACCTGCGTTACAGCAACCGCATCAAGGTGCCGAAGCCGACCAGCCAGGCGGTGATGTTCTGCGTGATGGACGTGTCCGGTTCGATGGATCAGCAGAAGAAGGATGCCGCCAAGCGCTTCTTCATCCTGCTCTACCTGTTCCTGCAGCGCGCCTACGAAAAGATCGAGGTGGTGTTCATCCGCCATCACACGCAGGCGGCGGAAGTCGACGAGAACGAATTCTTCAATTCGCGCGAATCGGGCGGCACGGTGGTGTCGTCGGCGCTGAATCTGCTGGCGAAGGTCATGCACGAGCGCTATGCCAGCAGCGACTGGAACGTCTACGTCGCCCAGGCCTCCGACGGCGACAACTGGGACACCGATTCCGCCACCTGCCGCGAGCTGCTGGTCAACACCATCATGCCGGCAGTGCAGTACTACGCCTATGTCGAGATCACGGAGGGCGAGCCGCAGAACCTGTGGGAGGAATACACGAAGATACCGGACGAGCATCCGCACTTCGCGATGCAGAAGATCGCATCGCCGGCGGATATCTATCCCGTGTTCCGTGAACTGTTCAGGAAGCAAGAGACATGACCGCGACCGCCATCGAAAAAGCCGCAGGGAAGTCTGCGCATGCAAAAACCGACGCGCCGTTCCGTCTGCCGGAGCAATCGGAGTGGACCTTCGAACTGATCGAGCAGATCCACGAGGAAATCCGCCGCGTGGCCGCCAGCTTCAAGCTCGACACCTATCCGAACCAGCTCGAGATCATCACCGCCGAGCAGATGATGGATGCCTATGCCTCGGTGGGCATGCCGGTGTCCTACAACCACTGGTCCTTCGGCAAGCAGTTCCTGGCCACCGAGAAAAGCTACAAGCGCGGACACATGGGGCTGGCGTACGAGATCGTGATCAATTCCAATCCCTGCATCGCCTATCTGATGGAGGAAAACAGCCTGACCATGCAGGCGCTGGTGATCGCGCATGCATCCTATGGTCACAATTCCTTCTTCAAGGGTAACTACCTGTTCCGCACCTGGACCGATGCCGACGCGATCATCGACTACATGCTGTTCGCGAAGAATTACCTCGCCGAATGCGAACGGCGCCACGGCATCGATGCGGTGGAGGAATTGCTCGATTCCTGTCATGCCTTGCAAAACTACGGCGTCGATCGGTACAAGCGTCCGGCCAGGTTGTCGATCGCGGAAGAGAAGGAGCGCCAGGCGGAACGCGAACGCTATCTGCAATCGCAGGTCAACGACTTGTGGCGCACGCTGCCGCGCCGCGAGGAAGTGGTGGCGGCAGAACACGACAAGCGCTTTCCGGAAGAACCGCAGGAAAACCTGCTGTATTTCATCGAAAAGCACGCGCCGCTGCTGGAACCATGGCAGCGCGAAGTGGTGCGCATCGTGCGCAAGATTTCGCAATACTTCTATCCACAGCGTCAGACGCAGGTGATGAACGAGGGCTGGGCGACGTTCTGGCACTACACCATCCTCAACCAGTTGTATGACGAAGGCGTGGTCGGCAACGGCTTCATGATCGAGTTCCTGCAAAGTCATACCAATGTCGTCACCCAGCCGCCGGTCACGAGCAAGTATTACAGCGGCATCAATCCGTATGCGCTCGGCTTTGCGATGATGCGCGACATTCGCCGCATCTGCGAAGCGCCGACCGCGGAAGACCGGCACTGGTTTCCGGACATCGCCGGCAGCGACTGGCTGACGACGCTGGACTTTGCGATGCGCAACTTCAAGGATGAAAGTTTCATCGCGCAATATTTGTCGCCCAAGTTGATCCGCGATTTCCATTTCTTCGCGGTGCTGGACGACGACAGAAATGAAAAACTTTCCGTCTCCGCCATTCACGACGACAACGGTTATCGCTATCTGCGGGAGCAGCTTGCGGGCCAGTACAACCTCGGCAACCGTGAACCCAACATCCAGGTGTGGTCGGTCAACACGCGCGGCGACCGCTCGCTGACGCTGCATCACAATCAGTATCAGCGACGCCCCCTGAACAAGCAGACCGACGAAGTGTTGAAGCATGTTGCGCGGCTGTGGGGCTTCGACGTGGTGCTGGAAACGGTTGATCCGCAGGGCACGGTGTTGAACACGCAGGAATGCAAAAGCGACAAGAAGCCCCGGGTCAATTGATGATGTTCAACAGCCGCAGCGACCGGCCATTCCGGCCATTCCGGTTGCTGCGGCAAAGCCGGCAGGGATAGGGCTTGCCACACAGCGTACGGAAATTCATCGCGGGCAAATGTTCATGACGAGCTATCCTTCATGAAGACCGCGCCGCCCGCAACTTCTCCTCTGTAATTCTTTCACGCTCGCGGCACGCCGCTCCATCATTTTTTCTCCATGCCGCTCCCGATCGGGGAACCAAAGCGGCATTGCGCGTTTCTCTCTCTCATCGCAGTCTCCGGCATGCATGTTGCACTTGTGTGTCACCGGATGAAGCAAGAAGATGGCGCTCGCCATCGCAGTCGCAAAGGAGAACCCTCATGTTGAATCGTGAATATTTCCCGCACGTGTTCGGCGCCGCCACGCTGGTCCTTGTCTTCGGCGCGGCCTCCGTGCATCCGCAGCCCGCGCCGCCGAATGCGGCAGGAGCCACCAAGTCGCAGGGCTCGACCGTGCAAGGCACATTCGGCGCACAGCCGTGGACGGATACCAGCGGCACCTCGGCGAGCGGTGCGTCCGCCGCCGGAACCGGCGCAAGTGGTACTGATGCGGCTGCCGGCAAACTGGGCAAGGCCGACCGCGAGCTGATGCGCGCGATGGCGCATGTCAACCTCGCGGAAATCGAGGCCGGAAAAATGGCGCAGAGCAAATCGAAGAATCAGCAGATTCTTCGTTACTCGCAGCAAATGATCGACGATCACACCAAGGCTCAGGGCGAATTGCAGAGCCTGGCCGACGCC
The Noviherbaspirillum cavernae DNA segment above includes these coding regions:
- a CDS encoding SpoVR family protein; the protein is MTATAIEKAAGKSAHAKTDAPFRLPEQSEWTFELIEQIHEEIRRVAASFKLDTYPNQLEIITAEQMMDAYASVGMPVSYNHWSFGKQFLATEKSYKRGHMGLAYEIVINSNPCIAYLMEENSLTMQALVIAHASYGHNSFFKGNYLFRTWTDADAIIDYMLFAKNYLAECERRHGIDAVEELLDSCHALQNYGVDRYKRPARLSIAEEKERQAERERYLQSQVNDLWRTLPRREEVVAAEHDKRFPEEPQENLLYFIEKHAPLLEPWQREVVRIVRKISQYFYPQRQTQVMNEGWATFWHYTILNQLYDEGVVGNGFMIEFLQSHTNVVTQPPVTSKYYSGINPYALGFAMMRDIRRICEAPTAEDRHWFPDIAGSDWLTTLDFAMRNFKDESFIAQYLSPKLIRDFHFFAVLDDDRNEKLSVSAIHDDNGYRYLREQLAGQYNLGNREPNIQVWSVNTRGDRSLTLHHNQYQRRPLNKQTDEVLKHVARLWGFDVVLETVDPQGTVLNTQECKSDKKPRVN
- a CDS encoding AsmA family protein, which gives rise to MPKVVKYVAIGVAALIALLVIGAGIIAATFDPNDYKPQLIKLVQEKKQRTLTIPGDITLSFFPRIGADLGKVSISERNNSSEFAAVESAKLSLALIPLLKKEYVVDRVRVDGLRANIRKFKDGTTNFDDLLAKDGKDEPGEALKFDIDSIEVNNAYLVYDDQQQSRRIELAKVNLETGKIANGVPSKLHLNALVRANNPEVNASVAVKSGFTMDLEQKHYVLKGLDTEIKGNLLGFTDTRIKLAGDADMKPDSKQFALDSIKLAAAGKRAAQLLDARLDIPKLVMTDAQVTGGKISGDAKLVEGARTVTATFAAPSFEGSPQAFKVASMVLDAVIKDARLDAKAKLSGTLTGDIGKMLFTSPQLALTLAGRQGDTALNGTLTTPLSADMDKKIIDLSNIAASFTLPNPAGGTLALKAGGNASANLGKETVTANLKGSLDESAFDAKLGLAKFSPAAYTFDIGIDRIDLDRYKGKPAAGTPAAKLAGPEKPMDLSALKDLNASGSVRVGMLKAANVRAANVRATLHAGGGKLDVNPLAANLYGGSVGGQLSATTASPTRFAARANMSGVNIGPMLKDALQKDSIIEGRGNVMLDVATSGGLVAQIKKGLNGTARLELHDGAVKGINIAQAIRSAKAKIGTIRGDAPAQSGTGSAEERTDFSEMTGSFRIANGVAHNEDLNLKSPLVRVGGAGDINIGEDRLDYLVKATVVSTLKGQGGPELQALKGVTIPVKLAGPYTAIDWHIDFAGMAGELAKQKLDEKKGELKEKAQKQLGDKFKGLFGK
- a CDS encoding YeaH/YhbH family protein; amino-acid sequence: MAHLIDRRLQGKNKSAGNRERFLRRHKGQIKEAVARAIKGRSITDMEKGEKVSIPVKDINEPNFGHARGGIWETVSPGNEEYQAGDQLQRPKGGGSGQGKGKAGNSEETSEDDFVFELSQEEFMQYFFEDLELPNLVKTQLQAVTEFKQQRAGYTISGTPSNIHVLRSLRGALGRRIAVGGNARGRLQEAEDELEQLQRTAFEDDHRMLALKNEIAALRSRLAAIPFLDPIDLRYSNRIKVPKPTSQAVMFCVMDVSGSMDQQKKDAAKRFFILLYLFLQRAYEKIEVVFIRHHTQAAEVDENEFFNSRESGGTVVSSALNLLAKVMHERYASSDWNVYVAQASDGDNWDTDSATCRELLVNTIMPAVQYYAYVEITEGEPQNLWEEYTKIPDEHPHFAMQKIASPADIYPVFRELFRKQET
- a CDS encoding DUF4142 domain-containing protein — encoded protein: MLNREYFPHVFGAATLVLVFGAASVHPQPAPPNAAGATKSQGSTVQGTFGAQPWTDTSGTSASGASAAGTGASGTDAAAGKLGKADRELMRAMAHVNLAEIEAGKMAQSKSKNQQILRYSQQMIDDHTKAQGELQSLADAKGMNLPSAPDKKRQDMLKKLGALSGAAFDSAYMAQGGVNSHKESHEMLQAAQTRATDPELKALAGKALPTVDQHLKMAQDVKSGKGGGATVSGASGSSGVQ
- a CDS encoding PrkA family serine protein kinase; the protein is MKIFDNYAARYERTREEEYSLQEYLELCKRDRLAYASAAERMLEAIGEPELLDTRHDSRLSRIFANKVIKIYPAFREFYGTEEVIEQVVSYFRHAAQGLEERKQVLYLLGPVGGGKSSIAEKLKQLMEQVPFYSIKGSPVNESPLGLFSEEEDGAILEEDYGIPRRYLKTIPSPWAVKRLHEFNGDINQFRVVKRYPSVLKQIGVSKTEPGDENNQDISSLVGKVDIRKLESYSQDDPDAYSYSGGLCLANQGLMEFVEMFKAPIKVLHPLLTATQEGNYKGTEGFGAIPFDGVVLAHSNESEWKTFRNNKNNEAFLDRIYIVKVPYCLRVSEEIKIYEKLVRTSSLSQAPCAPGTLKMMAQFAVLSRVKEPENSNIFSKMQVYDGENLKDTDPKAKSRQEYVDYAGVDEGMNGLSTRFAYKILSRVFNFDNTEVAANPVHLLYVLEQQIEREQFPPETEQKYLSYIKEYLAQRYVEFIGKEIQTAYLESYSEYGQNIFDRYVTFADYWIQDQEFRDPDTGESFDRDSLNNELEKIEKPAGISNPKDFRNEIVNFVLRARAQNNGKNPVWTSYEKLRTVIEKKMFSNTEELLPVISFNAKASADDSHKHQEFVARMVEKGYTAKQVRLLCEWYLRVRKSS